The Vicinamibacteria bacterium genome includes a region encoding these proteins:
- a CDS encoding GH1 family beta-glucosidase, whose product MMAKNPEDSRSLSRRTFLAASAASFAWARAEAVPPTSPSAGRPAFPASFVWGAATAAYQVEGAVREDGRGESVWDMFCRKPGAVWNDQTGAVACDHYHRYSEDVALMKRIGLTAYRMSISWSRVMPEGTGATNAKGLEFYDRLVDELLKAGITPWVTLFHWDLPLALYRRGGWLNRDIADWFGEYATLVAGRLSDRVTHWMTLNEPQVFLGLGHQQGIHAPGDKLAFSEVLLAGHNTLRAHGKSVLALRARAKGECRIGYAPVGMVAMPATEGDVAAAREAMFTVRVKDCWNNTWWMDPVFLGHYPQDGLELFGRDVPEIQAGDLETIHQPLDFFGANIYQGAQVRRVANGSYERVPLPEGFPITGFDWPVTPEALRWGPRLFFERYGKPVVITENGLSCRDWISRDGHVHDPQRIDFTARYLTELARAIEDKVPVLGYFHWSILDNFEWAEGYKQRFGLVHVDYATQKRTLKDSALWYAEVIASRGRVLGGS is encoded by the coding sequence ATGATGGCCAAGAACCCGGAGGATTCCCGAAGCCTGAGCCGGCGCACGTTCCTGGCCGCCTCCGCCGCTTCCTTCGCCTGGGCCCGGGCGGAGGCCGTCCCCCCGACCTCCCCCTCGGCCGGCCGGCCGGCTTTCCCGGCCAGCTTCGTCTGGGGCGCCGCCACCGCCGCCTATCAGGTGGAGGGCGCGGTGCGCGAGGACGGCCGGGGGGAGTCGGTCTGGGACATGTTCTGCCGGAAGCCGGGTGCGGTCTGGAACGACCAGACGGGAGCGGTGGCCTGCGACCACTATCACCGCTACTCCGAGGACGTGGCGCTCATGAAGCGGATCGGCCTCACCGCCTATAGGATGAGCATCTCCTGGTCCCGGGTGATGCCGGAGGGCACCGGCGCCACCAACGCCAAGGGGCTCGAGTTCTACGACCGGCTGGTCGATGAGCTCCTGAAGGCGGGCATCACCCCCTGGGTGACGCTCTTCCACTGGGACCTGCCCCTTGCCCTCTACCGCCGCGGGGGCTGGCTGAACCGGGATATCGCGGACTGGTTCGGCGAGTACGCGACGCTCGTGGCGGGCCGGCTGTCCGACCGCGTCACCCATTGGATGACCCTCAACGAGCCGCAGGTGTTCCTGGGGCTGGGGCATCAGCAAGGGATCCACGCCCCGGGGGACAAGCTGGCCTTCTCCGAGGTCCTTCTCGCCGGGCACAACACGCTCCGCGCCCATGGAAAGTCGGTCCTGGCCCTGCGGGCCCGGGCCAAGGGGGAATGCCGGATCGGTTACGCCCCCGTGGGGATGGTGGCCATGCCGGCCACGGAGGGGGACGTGGCCGCGGCCCGGGAGGCCATGTTCACGGTGCGAGTGAAGGACTGCTGGAACAACACCTGGTGGATGGACCCCGTCTTCCTCGGACACTACCCCCAGGACGGTCTCGAGCTATTCGGGCGCGACGTGCCCGAGATCCAGGCCGGGGACCTGGAGACGATCCATCAGCCGCTCGACTTCTTCGGCGCCAACATCTACCAGGGCGCCCAAGTCCGACGCGTCGCGAACGGCTCCTACGAGAGGGTGCCCCTTCCCGAGGGCTTCCCCATCACCGGCTTCGATTGGCCGGTGACGCCGGAAGCCCTGCGCTGGGGCCCCCGCCTCTTTTTCGAGCGCTACGGCAAGCCGGTCGTGATCACGGAGAACGGGCTCTCCTGCCGCGACTGGATCTCCCGGGACGGGCACGTGCACGACCCGCAGCGGATCGACTTCACGGCCCGCTACCTGACCGAGCTGGCACGGGCCATCGAAGACAAAGTCCCCGTCCTCGGATACTTCCACTGGTCGATCCTGGACAACTTCGAGTGGGCGGAGGGTTACAAGCAGCGTTTTGGGCTCGTCCATGTGGACTACGCCACGCAGAAGCGGACGCTCAAGGACTCCGCCCTTTGGTACGCCGAGGTGATCGCCTCCCGCGGCCGGGTCCTGGGAGGCTCCTAG
- a CDS encoding PD-(D/E)XK nuclease family protein has protein sequence MDNGFSWSVSRHDTFATCRRRYFYAYYAAVEDPEIRRLKKLSALPLWAGSVVHDAIETFLKSHDHLPPPEEQEALIRATVHSGMLADWKESEVGSLRFRLFEHEYQVPVQAEDKKILVGTVMRSLRNFFRSETLREALAAGKERWLTVEDLVSFHVGSVEVFLRMDLAFRDRDGRVVIVDWKTGRGEGRFSEVQVAGYALYACEKGWVPAPEELRTELAYLLLPRYVRRSVDTRKLAAARAFIEKSAGNMKSLLLDPVANLARLEDFPMIERPRICRRCNFRRLCFPREEAVAAPLAALA, from the coding sequence GTGGACAATGGCTTTTCGTGGTCGGTCTCCCGCCACGACACCTTCGCCACCTGCCGCCGGCGCTACTTCTACGCCTACTACGCCGCGGTCGAGGACCCCGAGATCCGGCGCCTGAAGAAGCTCTCCGCGCTCCCCCTCTGGGCGGGAAGCGTGGTCCACGACGCGATCGAGACTTTCCTGAAGAGCCACGACCACCTCCCCCCTCCCGAGGAGCAGGAGGCGCTCATCCGGGCCACCGTGCACTCCGGCATGCTCGCGGATTGGAAGGAGAGCGAGGTGGGATCGCTCCGCTTCCGGCTCTTCGAGCATGAGTACCAAGTCCCGGTGCAAGCGGAAGACAAGAAGATCCTGGTGGGAACGGTCATGCGCTCGCTGCGGAACTTCTTCCGCAGCGAGACCCTGCGCGAGGCGCTGGCGGCGGGAAAGGAACGCTGGTTGACGGTGGAGGATCTCGTCTCTTTCCACGTGGGGAGTGTCGAGGTCTTCCTGCGCATGGACCTCGCCTTCCGCGACCGCGATGGGCGGGTGGTGATCGTGGACTGGAAGACGGGCCGGGGGGAAGGACGCTTCAGCGAGGTCCAAGTCGCGGGCTACGCCCTCTATGCCTGCGAGAAGGGCTGGGTGCCGGCGCCGGAGGAGCTGCGGACGGAGCTGGCGTACCTCCTCCTGCCCCGCTACGTGCGCCGGTCCGTGGACACCCGGAAGCTGGCCGCCGCCCGGGCCTTCATCGAGAAGAGCGCGGGCAACATGAAGTCGCTGCTCCTCGATCCCGTGGCCAACCTGGCCCGGCTCGAGGACTTCCCCATGATCGAAAGGCCCCGCATCTGCCGCCGCTGCAATTTCCGACGGCTCTGCTTCCCGCGGGAGGAGGCCGTAGCGGCCCCCCTCGCCGCCCTGGCCTAA
- a CDS encoding dienelactone hydrolase family protein has translation MRKAFAFFVAAALVAVTAPAAEQTVSYKSGEETVSGFLARPEGKGPFPAVVVIQEWWGLNDWVKDQARALAKEGYLALAVDLYRGKVAAQQEEAHQLMMGAPPDRILRDLKAALASLRARPDVKKDRLGSIGWCMGGRWSLALAVEDPGLAAVVAYYGAPPTDADAIAKIKAPILGNYGAEDKGPSPDQVRTFEAALKAAGKTIDAKIYEGAGHAFANVNNPWGGYREAAAKDAWARTVAFFAKYLKK, from the coding sequence ATGAGAAAAGCATTCGCCTTCTTCGTCGCGGCCGCGCTCGTGGCCGTGACCGCCCCCGCGGCCGAGCAGACGGTGAGCTACAAGAGCGGCGAGGAGACGGTCTCCGGCTTCCTCGCCCGGCCCGAAGGCAAGGGCCCCTTTCCCGCGGTGGTGGTCATCCAGGAATGGTGGGGCCTCAACGACTGGGTGAAGGACCAGGCCCGGGCCCTGGCCAAGGAGGGCTACCTCGCGCTAGCCGTGGACCTCTACCGGGGAAAGGTGGCCGCCCAGCAGGAGGAGGCCCACCAGCTCATGATGGGTGCGCCCCCGGACCGCATCCTGCGCGACCTGAAGGCCGCCCTCGCCTCCCTCCGGGCGCGGCCGGACGTGAAGAAGGACCGCCTGGGCTCCATCGGCTGGTGCATGGGCGGCCGCTGGTCCCTGGCCCTGGCAGTCGAGGATCCTGGCCTGGCCGCGGTGGTGGCCTACTACGGGGCGCCGCCCACCGACGCCGACGCCATCGCCAAGATCAAGGCCCCCATCCTGGGCAACTACGGGGCCGAGGACAAGGGCCCCTCCCCCGACCAGGTCCGCACCTTTGAAGCCGCCCTGAAGGCGGCGGGGAAGACCATCGATGCCAAGATCTACGAGGGGGCGGGCCACGCCTTCGCCAACGTCAACAACCCCTGGGGCGGCTACCGGGAGGCGGCGGCCAAGGACGCCTGGGCGCGCACGGTCGCGTTCTTCGCGAAATACCTGAAGAAGTAG
- the ccsA gene encoding cytochrome c biogenesis protein CcsA, with protein sequence MKHRPLILLLAALALPSRLVAEPEPPPGLRLVGGELEPLRTVAIQDGGRSKPLDTFARETARRVAGAKPFGFESVLGLDPVEWVVAMLAAPERWREVKMVKVTHAGLRQAAGLPPGRDLYSLQELASHPGFLAAAEAVHQKVQKDREAKLDPIEREISNLYETLSILAGIFSGESLRIIPQPGDAAASWFSLADLAKIEAPPVQRIRTLLAALVVAYRDGDRVSVGASAAALKRRLAELAPEIYPQARELGIEVHYNRFKPFRTAWLLYLLGFLSLLASFPLASRAFTGAGFALVLGGFVAHAYGMILRMTITGRPPVTNMYESVIWVAWGAMLFALIFEAVYKVRYFAVCAAALATFCLILADNVPILDGSIEPLVPVLRDNMWLTVHVLTITLGYAAFTLAMGIGHLNLGLYFFAPRRTALLQSLSTFLYRALQVGTLFLATGTMLGGVWASYSWGRFWGWDPKETWALIALLGYLAILHGRMIGWFKEFGTAVGSIVGYLGVLMAWYGVNFVLGTGLHSYGFGSGGYAYVGGFVAFEMLVIVAAVLRRRSEMGKVGQGTAPRAVLTTP encoded by the coding sequence ATGAAGCACCGGCCGCTGATCCTGTTGCTGGCCGCTCTGGCCCTGCCCAGCCGGCTCGTAGCGGAGCCTGAACCTCCCCCCGGCCTCCGCCTGGTGGGGGGCGAGCTCGAACCCCTTCGTACCGTCGCCATCCAGGACGGGGGGCGCAGCAAGCCCCTGGACACTTTTGCCCGCGAGACCGCCCGGCGCGTGGCGGGGGCGAAACCCTTCGGGTTCGAATCCGTACTGGGCCTCGACCCCGTGGAGTGGGTGGTGGCCATGCTGGCCGCCCCCGAGCGCTGGCGCGAGGTCAAGATGGTGAAGGTCACGCACGCCGGCCTGCGCCAGGCCGCGGGCCTGCCCCCGGGGCGGGATCTCTACTCTTTGCAGGAGCTCGCCTCCCACCCCGGTTTCCTGGCCGCCGCGGAGGCCGTCCACCAGAAGGTCCAGAAGGACCGCGAGGCCAAGCTGGACCCCATCGAGCGCGAGATCTCGAACCTCTACGAGACCCTCTCCATCCTGGCCGGGATATTCTCGGGCGAGAGTCTGCGCATCATCCCCCAACCCGGCGACGCCGCGGCCTCCTGGTTCTCCCTTGCCGACCTCGCAAAAATCGAGGCCCCTCCCGTCCAGCGGATCCGAACCCTCCTGGCCGCGCTGGTCGTGGCCTACCGAGACGGGGACCGGGTGAGCGTGGGTGCGTCGGCGGCCGCTCTCAAGCGGCGGCTGGCGGAGCTGGCCCCGGAGATCTACCCGCAGGCGCGGGAGCTCGGGATCGAGGTCCACTACAACCGCTTCAAGCCCTTCCGCACGGCCTGGCTCCTCTACCTGCTGGGCTTCCTCTCCCTGCTCGCGAGCTTCCCCCTCGCCTCCCGGGCCTTTACCGGGGCCGGGTTCGCTCTCGTCCTGGGCGGCTTCGTGGCCCATGCCTACGGGATGATCCTGCGCATGACCATCACCGGGCGGCCGCCCGTCACGAACATGTACGAGTCCGTGATCTGGGTGGCCTGGGGGGCCATGCTCTTCGCCCTCATCTTCGAGGCCGTCTACAAGGTGCGCTACTTCGCGGTCTGCGCGGCCGCGCTCGCCACCTTCTGCCTCATCCTGGCCGACAACGTGCCCATCCTGGACGGCTCCATCGAGCCCCTGGTTCCCGTGCTGCGCGACAACATGTGGCTCACCGTGCACGTGCTCACCATCACCCTCGGATACGCCGCGTTTACGCTGGCCATGGGAATTGGCCACCTCAATCTGGGCCTCTATTTCTTCGCTCCCCGGCGGACGGCACTCCTCCAGAGCCTGTCCACCTTCCTCTACCGCGCGCTGCAGGTGGGGACGCTCTTCCTGGCCACAGGCACCATGCTGGGCGGGGTGTGGGCCTCCTACTCGTGGGGCCGGTTCTGGGGTTGGGACCCCAAGGAGACCTGGGCCTTGATTGCGCTCCTCGGCTATCTCGCCATTCTCCACGGACGAATGATCGGCTGGTTCAAGGAATTCGGGACCGCGGTGGGGTCGATCGTCGGCTACCTGGGCGTCCTCATGGCCTGGTACGGCGTGAACTTCGTGCTCGGCACCGGCCTGCATTCCTACGGGTTCGGCTCCGGCGGCTACGCCTACGTGGGGGGGTTCGTGGCCTTCGAGATGCTGGTCATCGTGGCCGCCGTCCTCCGCCGCCGGAGCGAAATGGGCAAGGTGGGCCAGGGGACCGCCCCTCGCGCCGTCTTGACCACCCCCTGA
- a CDS encoding cytochrome c biogenesis protein ResB, which translates to MKQGPLGSRLLDGLASLRLAVVVILTLAGTCAFATFYEMEHGTAAVQREIYRTPGFTLLLGLLGVNIFSVMISRWPWKKHHIGFVLAHIGILILLAGSLVSLHTGLDSNMALFEGESTDRVTLLDKALFVSLPGPAGHGARFPVEFEGRPPRTDAEQRFPMPGSGVTLVAEGYAPHVEVSETFEAGAEGLPALHLNLQAPFATQDAWLLADDPSRSQLDLGPVSLDFRRASSETEARQLLRAGEGKSHLSFVLVPPGRLLYRASGPAGPGAVEVGKPLATPSLGMAVTVERFLAAAVARRSVAPAPSPAKEERRMPAVRVRLEGAGERTAPEWVLWTERRTIPFAGGRASVAYRAPELEVPFRVTLVKFNSDKYPGSNMPATYESWVRVDDPERGTSEHHISMNNPLHYRGYIFFQASFVEGTPMMSIFSVARAPGLPLVYLGVALIASGVAWMFYLKPYLARRQAARAKEAHQRRESRNEAPAADPVAGRSGPAQPARSGA; encoded by the coding sequence ATGAAACAAGGCCCTCTCGGTAGCCGGCTTCTCGATGGCTTGGCCTCTCTCCGCCTGGCGGTAGTCGTGATTCTCACCCTGGCCGGGACCTGCGCCTTCGCCACCTTCTACGAGATGGAGCACGGCACCGCCGCCGTCCAGCGCGAGATCTACCGCACCCCGGGCTTCACCCTCCTGCTCGGCCTCCTCGGGGTCAACATCTTTTCCGTAATGATCAGCCGCTGGCCCTGGAAGAAGCACCACATCGGCTTCGTCCTCGCCCACATCGGGATCCTCATCCTCCTCGCGGGCTCGCTCGTCTCCCTGCACACCGGGCTCGACTCGAACATGGCCCTCTTCGAGGGGGAGAGCACGGACCGGGTCACCCTTCTCGACAAAGCCCTGTTCGTCAGCCTTCCCGGTCCGGCCGGCCACGGAGCCCGCTTTCCCGTGGAGTTCGAGGGCCGGCCCCCCCGCACCGATGCCGAGCAGCGCTTCCCGATGCCCGGGAGCGGGGTGACCCTGGTCGCGGAGGGCTATGCCCCCCACGTGGAGGTGAGCGAGACCTTCGAGGCGGGGGCGGAGGGTCTTCCCGCCCTGCACCTCAACCTCCAGGCGCCCTTTGCCACCCAGGACGCCTGGCTGCTCGCGGACGACCCCAGCCGAAGCCAGCTGGACCTGGGCCCGGTGTCGCTTGACTTCCGGCGCGCCTCCTCCGAGACGGAGGCTCGCCAGCTCCTGCGGGCGGGCGAAGGCAAGAGCCACTTGAGCTTCGTGCTGGTTCCGCCGGGCCGGCTCCTCTACCGCGCCTCCGGCCCCGCGGGGCCCGGGGCGGTGGAAGTGGGCAAGCCCTTGGCCACCCCCAGCTTGGGGATGGCGGTGACGGTCGAGCGTTTTCTGGCCGCGGCCGTGGCGCGCAGGAGCGTCGCCCCCGCCCCTAGTCCCGCGAAAGAGGAGCGGCGGATGCCCGCGGTCAGGGTTCGCCTGGAGGGGGCCGGGGAGAGGACCGCGCCGGAGTGGGTCCTGTGGACGGAGCGCCGGACCATCCCCTTCGCGGGAGGCCGGGCCAGCGTCGCCTACCGGGCGCCCGAGCTCGAGGTGCCTTTCCGGGTCACCCTCGTGAAGTTCAACTCCGACAAATACCCGGGCTCGAACATGCCCGCCACCTACGAGAGCTGGGTCCGCGTCGACGACCCCGAGCGGGGCACGTCCGAGCACCACATCTCCATGAACAACCCGCTCCATTATCGCGGGTACATCTTCTTCCAGGCCTCCTTCGTGGAAGGAACGCCCATGATGTCGATCTTCTCGGTGGCCCGCGCCCCCGGGCTGCCCCTCGTCTACCTGGGGGTGGCTCTGATCGCGTCGGGGGTGGCCTGGATGTTCTACCTGAAGCCGTATCTGGCCCGGCGCCAGGCCGCGCGGGCCAAAGAGGCTCACCAAAGACGGGAGAGTCGCAATGAAGCACCGGCCGCTGATCCTGTTGCTGGCCGCTCTGGCCCTGCCCAGCCGGCTCGTAGCGGAGCCTGA